One window of Terriglobales bacterium genomic DNA carries:
- the rplL gene encoding 50S ribosomal protein L7/L12, whose translation MADIQALEDQIVGLSLLDAASLVKKLEARLGVSAAAAAPVVVAGGAGAAAAAAAPEEKTEFTVVLTGVGANKINVIKAVREVTSLGLKEAKDLVDGAPKPIKEGVNKEEAENIKKKFTDAGATVEVK comes from the coding sequence ATGGCGGATATTCAAGCGTTGGAAGATCAGATTGTTGGGCTGTCGCTGCTCGATGCGGCGTCGCTCGTAAAGAAACTGGAAGCTCGCCTCGGCGTTTCGGCTGCGGCTGCTGCTCCAGTTGTAGTGGCTGGCGGTGCCGGCGCGGCGGCAGCTGCGGCGGCTCCGGAAGAGAAGACGGAATTTACCGTCGTTCTCACCGGTGTTGGCGCCAATAAGATCAATGTCATCAAGGCTGTACGCGAAGTCACCAGCCTCGGCCTGAAAGAGGCTAAGGACCTGGTTGACGGCGCTCCGAAGCCGATCAAGGAAGGCGTCAACAAAGAAGAAGCCGAGAACATCAAGAAAAAGTTCACGGACGCTGGCGCTACAGTCGAAGTCAAATAG